The following DNA comes from Kluyveromyces lactis strain NRRL Y-1140 chromosome E complete sequence.
AATCGATGTAAGGGGAGAGATGTAACTTTAATTTATGAGgatttttggaaaacgCAGAAAATCCGTTAAAAAAACAACTTTAAACACCTGAATGTCACAATTTGTTTTTTGGTACTATGAATACAATAGCCAACAAACTCGTAAGGCTGACCACAAGATTCGCATATTGTCAAAAAAACGAAGTCTTCAAAGAAAGGATTGACAAAAGCCCGCATTTAACCTTAGGTTAATGAGTTCTTATGAATCTTAATATTTGCCATTTCATGAAACtgttttctattttttccCCACCTGAATTTATCTTGCAGCTTTTTCAATCCAATACTTCTATGCATATTCTATCACACATTTTGGAAGCTGTGAGAAGCATGTTAGGAAAAATGCTTGTGCATTCTTTATACTTCAGGTTGAACATAGAAAAACTACAAAATTATCATAGGAGCTGCAATAAGCTTTACACAGAATCACACGTCCCGATTACCTGGGTATTTATTTGTATTGCTATGGAACTCATAGAAAGTTTTTTCAGAAATTCTACATGTGGATTATTAAGATTAAGAGGGACCCTATTATAATCAATTGTCTGTGACATAGGCCTCGATTTTACTAAGGGGCACCACGTGTGATAGAAATAAGATATATTTGTGCAGGAAACCCATGCTGATGAGCTCTGAATTGTTTCACCAACTGCAAACggaatttttttttttttttttttttttttgacagCATTAAAGGTCATGAATTAAATAGATCTACCATCTGATCTTCCCTTTTTGTCGTGGTATTATAAccttttgaaagatatgGTACTCAAACACAATCCGGTACACATAGGAAGGAAATGATCCAAGATAAATCGTTAGAACTAAACATTTTTACGACGTGCTTTATTATGACATCAATTATAATAACAACGTGCTCGTAATCAATACCTTTTTTTGTTAGAACTTGACTGCCGTAGTGGAGTGTCTCTGAAGATTATAAATACCCAGAACCAGGCATTGGTGGTAATCTTAAACAATTTCCAGTATGTAAGGCATTTGGCACCAATTCCGTAATAATAGATCAACCGGTGATCATAAAACATAGTTGTCGTCCGCTTAGATTCTAAGTTTTCAAGTGAAAGCATGGTAGGATTTCTAGCGTTTTTGTCTGTCATTTTGTCAATTGTTCATGCGATACCTGTTATAACTGCAGATGTAGTAGCAAAAAATCTTTTTACCAGGAAAGAAATGTCACAAGAAGCGATATTTCCCATGTTGAACGGTGAGGCGCCCTATTTTCCGTATCCTGAGACCAACGGAATTTCACTCGAAATTCCTGAGCAGTGCATTATTGAACAGGTACAGATGATAGCTCGGCATGCCGAACGTTTTCCAAAAGCTGCAAAGGGAGAAAAGCTAGAAATTATGTGGAACAAATTTAAAGAGATGAAGGGTGAATTCAAGGGTCCGTTGGCAATATTCAACGAGTATGAATATCTCGTCGAGGACAATATCTATCTTGATCAGATGActaattcttcaaatgtCGATGGCTCCAATCCATACATGGGCTCCAAAACCGCACAACAATTGGGGAACTATATTGCTGTCCATTACGGTGAGCTAATTGGTGATTCATTGCCTATTTTCTCTTCCAGCGCTGGGAGGGTTTATGAAACGGCTAAAAATGTAATCATTGGTCTGCAGGAAGAACTTGGCTTCAACGTTGACGTCCAATTACAAATAATATCGGAAGATCAGGCTTCTGGAGCAAATTCCTTAACTCCTCGTAATTCATGTAAAAATTATAATTCCGAGTTTGCCAAACAAGTTTTAGGAAGTGTCAATGACTCGCAGTTAAAGAAGATCAGGGAAAgactgatgaagaagaactcTCAGTTGCCCTTGAAACtaaaaaacaaagatatAAAACAACTAATTTCGTGGTGCGCatatgaaataaatattaAAGGCTACTCTCCCGTGTGCGATCTTTTTGGAGATGAGGATTTAGTCTCATACTCTTATTTCTCCGACATGGAAAACTTTTATAACAGTGGTCTTGGAAATCCTCTAGCAAAGTCATTGGGATCTGTATTACTTAACGCTTCGTATCAACTTTTAAAGGAGAGTGAACACTTGGAGAATAAAGTCTGGTTGTCATTTACTCACGATACTGATATTCAACACTTTGTGTCAGCTATTGGATTATTTGATGATGGAGCAGAGCGTTTCCAAGGCGAACAAGTCTCGTTCCAAAATATCTTTAAAAGAGGTAGTTGGATCACTCCTATGGGTGCTAGACTCTTCACTGAGAAGTTGCGTTGCAGAAACAGCTCTTTTGTTCGGTATATACTTAATGATGCGGTCATTCCTATCCCAGGATGTAGTTCAGGGCCAGGACTATCATGTCCCTTCTCCGAACTCAGCAGCTATATTAAAAACCAAACTAGCAAAACAAACTATGTTTCTCACTGTGAAATTACTGAAGTCTCGAATAAGACGGAGTTGACGTTTTTCTGGGATTATAATGATGTGGATTATTCACGTACTCCCATCAATTACAAAGTTAGTGCTATTTTGGATAAGACTGAATAGCGAACCACAAAATGATCGTCAATTGGCCTCTTCTGCCCTAGGAAGTACCGTTGGTATTGTTCCAGGTCAATTTACTCAGCTTAGTAGAAATTCTTGTGTTAgtattgttttcaataaaaaaCTATCAAAAATCGTACGTGCCACATCTATAAGCAGCATTGATACGACCAGAtatcatttttgtttccttCTCCGTGCCTCTATCAAGCCTTAGGTTTCCcacttttcagtttctgcAGGCTGGATTTTATGAGCAATAGTCGCATCTATGGAGGCAATGTTATGTATTCTCATAGTGCCACAATTCTAGTAATTTTGGCGACCTAAAAATATCTTTGTTGGACTTGATaatcatcaaatttggCAGTAGGGACTTTGCTTAGAGGGTTAGTAGTATTCATGCAGATGGATACCATTTTGAGTTGTagttgttaatgaaataaatggATGGTTCAATTGGTAATCGGTATGCGAACTTCGACTAGTTAAGTAAATTACTTACGGTGTtctccttggtttcttacATCTGACATATAAGCCAATGTAGAACAATAACTAATATGTCGAATCCAAATGGGAAAActggatgaagaaacacTCTGGCTGTATACTTTTTGGATTGGTCTTCGATTCATCAAACGCTGTAGCCTCGATCATAGTTGCACtcaacttcaacttcttaTCTAGCATTGGTTCAATAACTGGCGCCTTAGAAATGCTCCTACAACGCCAGAGAACAACAGCATATTTTGTCCTTTCTTTATTCGTTTACcaataatttttcactttcggTGTGTCTAAGTGCATTCATTTCATTAGCATGGATACTATCTAAAAAAGACCTGAAAAATAAAGCAGAATATGATATCGATTTGGTTTTTTTGGAATTAATGCATAATTCTGGTGTGTATTTCCTGCAGAACATGAAAAGAgaatctttttgattttccGGCACTGTATCACGGCTGCTGTAACGGGTGCATTTTTAATATTGAGACTTAGAAAACATGTCTAAAAGTTATAAAGGTTCTCAAAATATGTGTAAAGCTGTAAGcatcattcaattcttttggCGTAGATACCATCAAGGAGTTGTTGTTTCACATAAATATTATAATATTCATGGTAGTATTTTGGCACACTTCTGTGATCTCTCGTTATTGGTTTGGTTTACTTTTAAGAGGCAAGAGTAGCATATACCGAACCAAGTAATTCCCTAGGACCCAGGATAATGCTTTGATGTATTCATCATAGTTTTAATTATTTCATTTGAGTAAGTTTATTTATAAATTGGTATACGTATATATACTGCATTTAAATATCCCGCAGGCAGCAAATATTATGAACCCTCATATGTTTTGTTTAGTCCTGGTGTTTGGATAAGATAGCGTCAAGAACGTCTTGACCGACCTTCTCCTCATATTCTTCGTCTGTCaagtttgattttggacCACTATAGAACTTGTACTTGTAAACGAGATAGTAAATCGTAGGCAAGACCCATACTGCGCCAATGAAAACTACACTGTAGTTCATCGTGTCTGGGGTGATGCCGTGCTGATCCGCTGGGAAGAAAACTAATAATATCatgaaaatttcaaatacgATAGAAATCCAATTTACCACTGGAGAAAGATACTTCCCCATGAAAAAAGCACCCGGGGTGAATACATCTTTCCCATAAGTCATTCTCAACAAGTTTGGAACCATCCAGGAAAAGTAGTTCGCAGAAACAGCCAAGGAGAATAATGCTGAAGATGCTACTGGGCCAATCAAGCACAAACAACCAATGGCCAAAGCGGCACCAGCGCCGACCCAGGTTGCTCTCAATGGAGACGATAGCTTGATATTGACGACTTTGATCCAGGAAGAGAACGGTAATCCATCATCACGGGCAAAAGCCCAAATTTGTCTGGAGATAGCAGTTAAGATAGAAGCTGCCATCAAAAATTGGCAGAAGGCAATAAGGACCATGATAGCAATGGTCCATCTTTTGCCTAAGGCGTCAAATAGAATTTGAGCCAAAGGTTGGTGAAATTTAGTTTCTACAATAGCAGCGACGTCTTGTGAGGAGCAGGCAGCAATAACAATACATATAAAGAAGCCCAAAACCCAACATACACTGATGGATCCAATGATACCGAATGGAACTGAAGCTGTGGCATTTTTGGCTTCCTCGGACATATGAATACAGGAGTCAAAACCACCAATAACCCAAATAAGCGGTTGGAAGCCAGCTGACATGAATTGCCATCCATCATTCCAGTCCGACAAGTTTTGGAAGTTACCAAATATATATTTAGCGTCATTGAATTCCATGTGGTTCGATCTGGCGACACCAACTGGAAGGGCAACGAAGAAAATGCAAATCAACAGTAAATTGGACACAATGGAGAATGTTTGCAACTTTGAGACTGCAACAGTGGCAACGGAAGTGACAACCGCAGTAGCTACAATACATGCCGCGTAGACACCATATGTGCTTGCGTTTGTGATGTTAAAATTACCGTCGCTGCCAACAACAACGATGGATAGTATTTCTCCTGCTAAACCATAATTGATGGAACAAAGACCAGCAATTAATGCTAGCGAATTAGAGTtaccaacaacaaaagaaagtaGATTTTTAACCTTTGGAGGAGCGTAATAATAGGTGTAATAATAAAGACCACCGGAAGTTGGAATGGCAGATGCTAACTCTGACATGGCAAGACCATTGGTTAAGACGAATGCACCTGCGATACCCCAACCCCAAACAAGAGATACAGAGCCACCAGGCAAGGCAAGACTTAATACAGATGCAATGGATGGCAATAGACCCATAATAGAGAATGCAACACCGAACACTTGAATCTTCGAAAAATGCCTTTGCAACTCTTGCTTATACCCAATTTCAGCCAACAATTCTGTGTCATCATGTGCCGCCTTAGCATTAATGTAATTAACATCACCGACCCTTCTTGACGTTATGGTTCTTAATGATGTAACCACATCAACCTTATTTTTCACCTCTTGGGCTCCGATAATataattgttcttttcagaCCCCGAAGAGACAGAAGCGGACATAACTAATCTTTAATATTCCGCGTGATAACTGTTGATTACTAGTTACCTGAACTTCTTGACTCCATAGAAAAGGCAACTCGGAAGTGAAACAGAGGCATTTTATTAGTAAAACCGTTGCAGGTATCAGGATAAAGATTTATTCCAACTATCATTATTTATACTATGCATCTCTGAAGAGGATGAGTTATATTCGTTCTTATCTAAACATTTTGAGTCTCATCTTATCTTTATCTAAGAAGTTCAAAGTTAGCCGTTCCAGGAGATGAAGAGCTGAATCTACTTATCAGATATTAAAGCACAAGTTAGTGTCTCAACTCAGGTTAAACGAAGTAGGAATAATTTAAACGTTCTGTAAAACTTAGTTATCTCATGCTATTTCCAAAAGTTCATATCATCCTCTCTCCGATAGTAGAACCTAAAGCTCATACTACTAACAGTAAAAAAAGTGATAATTCTATGGGCTGCATTCACTGTCTAACTTACTTCGCGACAAATATAACAATAGCTTCTGCAGGGTGTTCTCCGATTATCTTCAAGTATCTAGACAAGTTAATCTTAAGGGGGGTTTTACCAAATAAAATTTCTCTGTCTGTGTAAGATCCTTCCGTTTATTTCGACCTTACCATCGCTTAGcatttattatatattgGAAATCTTATACTGCTTATCTGATAGTAAATGCTCGACTACTTTCGCAATGAAGATAACGTAGTATAACCAGTTACAGTATTATCAGCATTCCCGCTCGCTCTTCGTAAAGAGGGGAACTGGTTTTCAATGGTTCCCATTATCCCTGgagaaattcaataatgGTTTCTCTCGAATAAGGACTGGCATAGTAAAACAGAAGCTATGATAATTGGTCATATTCTATACAGAAACACGTCTTatctttgaacaaaaatgACGTTCAAACAAAGCATTGGTTAGGTTGATTTTCACTGGCTACGGAACAGTGTGTGCGCTTAAAGGTATCCGACAGCTCATGTTCCAGCAACTATATGTTACAAAACGGTCACATGATCGATATGGAGGtcattttcaagaaaaggaaCTTTTTTTAAGATAACAATAGTTCTTATCAGTGAAAGGCAGTTTCTCTGATACGGACATGGCGCGGTGTGACCATAAATGGAAATTCCTTGCGCTACATTGACAGTTAATCTGTAAACTTTCCGCTTAGAAGTTCAAGTTGGGGGCTTTATTGAATGTTACATTAGTTACAACCTTATCCTGTTCCTCAGAAGTTGCAACTTGACATCCATCGCTGGATCCGGATGAAGCATTCACGTGATCGGTAACTGATTCAAGGACCAAGTAGAAAGATGGTTGTGATTATACAGTATCCTTCAATTTAAGTTTACTACGAGGTAGTGGTACCGAATGCTCACCCGTGCACAATAATCACGTGCAGCGTTGAAGCATCCTTCTTTCTGCGAGTCCTTTATCGAATGTCAATCATCCTCGTTTATGTGATGGGATTTCGCAATTAGATGACTAAATATAACCACTGAAACCATCTCACGTTAATGAAGGGAGGAAGGGAAACAGAATCTGCAAAAATCACATAGAAATGTGCCTTCTCTCAAAACCCGTATAATTGATGCCTCCTTCTGAAACCAGCTTTTCTGCAGGGAATTCTTCGGCCCTCatgcaatgaaaaaaaaaaaactttaTTCTGAACGCACTTGCTTAGTCTATATTTTGTGCATATGCACATGTAGTGGCTGCCAGATGAACGAGAGAAGTAAGACAAGGGAGAAATTTATCCAATATATTAAATAGGCTActtgaaagaataataatTTAGTCGAGAGAATCCGTGATTCAATGGGTCCGTCAGTTACTCACATCGTCATACCTTGAAAAATAATATGCAGTAATAGGCTGTGAAGTATTGGACGTTATGGCtaagaaaaaaaactttCATTTAAGATTACTCTGTAAGTCGGTGttagttttctttcagcAAATTCCAGAGTCTGATATTTATATTGAATCTATACACTTCTTGAGTTTTCATTGATTACAATTCTTGATATACAGGCGATGTTAGGTAGCTTATCATTGATAGGCACACAGTTCCACGTTCCTTATTAAGACAACTGACCATAACGTAACGCTTTACGAATTTCTTTAATCAGTGGAAGGTTAAGTTGCGACAGCTTTCGCATCACACAATATTACAAGTGACTCGTCAGATTAGATCACGTGGAATTAAATCTCAGGTTCAAATAGGTATCGATTGAGAGCACAAAAGATAATTAGGCATCTTTAAAAACGCAAATAGGATGTTAAGAACGCAATTGTGGGGTATTAAAAAACTAGAGATAGTTGCTCAACATGCGGTAACAAGGATTCAGCAAACAAAATATTAGTTCTCTATTAAGAGTTACTATATATTGTATTCGTCTTCTGTGTCAAATGATTATATGAGGATGCATGCAGGATCTACGGCATTGAACGTAAAACCTCAGCTATCAGGATGAAGTGACTGTTCTTTCTACATGCTCAACAGACAATCGCTTACCATCTTCTAGCATAATTTGGGATGTCATTTCTGGAAGTTGAATGATACGATCTCCAAATACCtcatcaacttcttccaaagatctTCCTGAAGTTTCAACGAAAGTGAAATAACAAACAACAATCTCAACAGATAAGAAGCAGCAATAAAAGATGTAGTATTTCCATTCAATAGCATCCATTGCAATTGGATTGACAAACCCATTGAATATAACTGAAATACTAATGGCTAACTGGAAAATTGTAAGCCCTTTACCTCTCAAAGTGTAAGGTAATATTTCAGTTGTGTAAAGATTTGGGAAACCGTTGAACCCGAAGTTGTAAGAAAGATAATATAAGAAGATCATTGCCAAGACTCCATTTGCTAGAGTCTTATCCTCAAAATTACGCTTTTGGTTTTCTGCAGACAATGCTGTCCACACAACGTAACAAGAAGTCATTGAAACTaaggatatcaagaataattgtcttcttttgaagaatgggGCGATGTAACCTATTAAAATTAGTGAACATAACCAGTTGTAAAGCATTAACCAACCATTccatttcaattgatcatcAGGATCAGTTATACCAATGGAGTTGAAGACTTTTGATAAATAGTAAGACACTAATCCATTTCCGGAAAGTTGTGTGAAAATTGCAGTCCAGATCAAAATCCACAATCTATGACGATTACCGGAAGTTTTAATGAAATCAGAGAACTTGGTAGATTGGGAagctttttcttgttcaatagCCAATTTAATTTCTGCCAGCTCAAAATCGATCAAACCTGCGTATTCCTCATTATTTCCTGCGTGATATTTATTCAAGATTGCTCTTGCTTCAGCATCTCTATTATGGAACACCAAATATCTTGGAGATTCTGGGCATTTGTATAGCGCGACGAGCTGAACGAGTGGAAACAAAGCTTGAATGATAGATGGAATTCTCCAGTTCCAGTGGTGAGCTAGATTTCTGCAGCCATAGGTGACCCAAGCTGAAACAATAGCGCCAAGGTACCAACACGTATTATATATGGAAGTACAAAGCTCTCTGTGAGGCGGATATGATATTTCTGAGATCAAAGCTGGTGTGGCAATACTGATCAACAATACTCCAGAACCTAAGATAATACGTGAAGCAACAAACATACCGAAGACGTCTTTTCTGTCATAGTCCTCAGGTAAACCATTGATCCATGTACCAGACAATGCTTGGATGAGGACACCAATGCAAATCAAGACATTACCGACATACATCCCGACCTTTCGACCATACTTGTCAATGATGAATGGTGCAAGTTGGAATAGTATAAGCATACCAAACACCATACCATTAGAGATAACACCCAACTCTGCACCATTGGGATTACCCATCGCATTGAGGTAATCCGGCATAGCATACAATCCGTTCAAGAGAGAACCATCGTAACCAAGGTTTGTAGAGGAGAGGGATAAGCCAACGATGAACCATGACAGTGTTCTTAGATAGGGCACCTTGTAGAATGGCTTACCCAAGTCAGGCAAGACATCAGACATCACCATGTGATACCTTTCATCTGCACTGACTTTGTCTGCTGAACAAGAATCAGTGATTTTATTCTTTGCTTTGTCAGAAACTGAATCAGTCGACATTTCTAATATTTTGCTATCAGGTAGACGTCACTATTGTAATAATTTGAGTAATGTTTTCAATGCTTTTAATTGGTATTACAATGAAATTTATAAACTAGGGCTGTATGGAGAACTGAAACTAAACTTTTCGGTGAAATAAGAAAGTATATGCGCTCACTTTAACCTTTTATATTAAACTTTTCGGAAATGTTAACATCAAATACCAAAGAAGACTTAAAACTGGGGGATGTTCGTGTGAGAGATAGGGTAGTCACTGCGTTTGAAAGTATCAACATTTGCTGAAACTGCAATAAGAA
Coding sequences within:
- a CDS encoding histidine phosphatase family protein (similar to uniprot|P24031 Saccharomyces cerevisiae YBR092C PHO3 Constitutively expressed acid phosphatase similar to Pho5p; brought to the cell surface by transport vesicles; hydrolyzes thiamin phosphates in the periplasmic space, increasing cellular thiamin uptake; expression is repressed by thiamin): MVGFLAFLSVILSIVHAIPVITADVVAKNLFTRKEMSQEAIFPMLNGEAPYFPYPETNGISLEIPEQCIIEQVQMIARHAERFPKAAKGEKLEIMWNKFKEMKGEFKGPLAIFNEYEYLVEDNIYLDQMTNSSNVDGSNPYMGSKTAQQLGNYIAVHYGELIGDSLPIFSSSAGRVYETAKNVIIGLQEELGFNVDVQLQIISEDQASGANSLTPRNSCKNYNSEFAKQVLGSVNDSQLKKIRERLMKKNSQLPLKLKNKDIKQLISWCAYEINIKGYSPVCDLFGDEDLVSYSYFSDMENFYNSGLGNPLAKSLGSVLLNASYQLLKESEHLENKVWLSFTHDTDIQHFVSAIGLFDDGAERFQGEQVSFQNIFKRGSWITPMGARLFTEKLRCRNSSFVRYILNDAVIPIPGCSSGPGLSCPFSELSSYIKNQTSKTNYVSHCEITEVSNKTELTFFWDYNDVDYSRTPINYKVSAILDKTE
- a CDS encoding uncharacterized protein (similar to uniprot|P32837 Saccharomyces cerevisiae YDL210W UGA4 Permease that serves as a gamma-aminobutyrate (GABA) transport protein involved in the utilization of GABA as a nitrogen source catalyzes the transport of putrescine and delta-aminolevulinic acid (ALA) localized to the vacuolar membrane), which gives rise to MSASVSSGSEKNNYIIGAQEVKNKVDVVTSLRTITSRRVGDVNYINAKAAHDDTELLAEIGYKQELQRHFSKIQVFGVAFSIMGLLPSIASVLSLALPGGSVSLVWGWGIAGAFVLTNGLAMSELASAIPTSGGLYYYTYYYAPPKVKNLLSFVVGNSNSLALIAGLCSINYGLAGEILSIVVVGSDGNFNITNASTYGVYAACIVATAVVTSVATVAVSKLQTFSIVSNLLLICIFFVALPVGVARSNHMEFNDAKYIFGNFQNLSDWNDGWQFMSAGFQPLIWVIGGFDSCIHMSEEAKNATASVPFGIIGSISVCWVLGFFICIVIAACSSQDVAAIVETKFHQPLAQILFDALGKRWTIAIMVLIAFCQFLMAASILTAISRQIWAFARDDGLPFSSWIKVVNIKLSSPLRATWVGAGAALAIGCLCLIGPVASSALFSLAVSANYFSWMVPNLLRMTYGKDVFTPGAFFMGKYLSPVVNWISIVFEIFMILLVFFPADQHGITPDTMNYSVVFIGAVWVLPTIYYLVYKYKFYSGPKSNLTDEEYEEKVGQDVLDAILSKHQD
- a CDS encoding uncharacterized protein (weakly similar to uniprot|P32465 Saccharomyces cerevisiae YHR094C HXT1 Low-affinity glucose transporter of the major facilitator superfamily), whose protein sequence is MSTDSVSDKAKNKITDSCSADKVSADERYHMVMSDVLPDLGKPFYKVPYLRTLSWFIVGLSLSSTNLGYDGSLLNGLYAMPDYLNAMGNPNGAELGVISNGMVFGMLILFQLAPFIIDKYGRKVGMYVGNVLICIGVLIQALSGTWINGLPEDYDRKDVFGMFVASRIILGSGVLLISIATPALISEISYPPHRELCTSIYNTCWYLGAIVSAWVTYGCRNLAHHWNWRIPSIIQALFPLVQLVALYKCPESPRYLVFHNRDAEARAILNKYHAGNNEEYAGLIDFELAEIKLAIEQEKASQSTKFSDFIKTSGNRHRLWILIWTAIFTQLSGNGLVSYYLSKVFNSIGITDPDDQLKWNGWLMLYNWLCSLILIGYIAPFFKRRQLFLISLVSMTSCYVVWTALSAENQKRNFEDKTLANGVLAMIFLYYLSYNFGFNGFPNLYTTEILPYTLRGKGLTIFQLAISISVIFNGFVNPIAMDAIEWKYYIFYCCFLSVEIVVCYFTFVETSGRSLEEVDEVFGDRIIQLPEMTSQIMLEDGKRLSVEHVERTVTSS